Proteins encoded within one genomic window of Lysinibacillus sphaericus:
- the flgC gene encoding flagellar basal body rod protein FlgC, whose product MSIFHGMNTTASALTAQRLRMDVISSNMANMDTTRAKQVNGEWEPYRRKSVTFSAQEGQFSKFLNVALGKNAKGGVGNGVKVSQIKEDTETPFKLVYDPTHPDANAEGYVNMPNVDPLKEMVDLMSATRSYEANITVLNANKSMLTKALEIGK is encoded by the coding sequence ATGTCTATATTTCATGGGATGAATACCACTGCCTCTGCTTTAACAGCACAAAGGTTGCGCATGGATGTTATTTCTTCCAATATGGCAAACATGGATACAACTCGTGCTAAACAAGTAAATGGGGAATGGGAGCCATACCGCCGGAAGTCTGTCACTTTTTCCGCGCAGGAAGGGCAATTTTCAAAGTTTCTTAATGTTGCACTCGGAAAAAATGCTAAAGGTGGCGTGGGGAATGGCGTAAAAGTATCGCAAATTAAGGAAGATACAGAAACACCTTTCAAATTAGTGTATGATCCGACACATCCGGATGCAAATGCAGAAGGCTATGTCAACATGCCAAATGTTGACCCGTTAAAAGAAATGGTAGATTTAATGTCTGCTACTCGTTCATACGAGGCGAACATAACAGTTTTAAATGCAAATAAGTCCATGCTGACAAAGGCGTTGGAGATTGGTAAATAA
- the flgB gene encoding flagellar basal body rod protein FlgB — protein sequence MNLFGGTISSLENGLSYATLNHKTIANNIANVDTPNYKAKSVSFKDMLEKEKQISISAYRTDSRHYDFEIRQSTPGVHNVDGLRYRNNGNAVDMDAEQTKLAENQIYYNALIDRVNGKLNTLNTVIKGGK from the coding sequence TTGAACTTATTTGGAGGAACTATTAGTAGCCTGGAAAACGGACTTTCCTATGCAACTTTGAATCATAAAACAATCGCAAATAACATTGCGAATGTCGATACACCAAATTATAAGGCGAAAAGTGTAAGTTTTAAGGATATGTTGGAGAAAGAGAAACAAATTTCTATTTCGGCATATCGCACAGATAGTAGACATTATGATTTCGAAATAAGACAATCGACACCAGGTGTCCATAATGTTGACGGCTTACGATATCGAAATAACGGAAATGCTGTAGATATGGATGCTGAACAAACGAAATTAGCAGAAAATCAAATCTACTACAATGCTTTAATCGACCGTGTAAATGGTAAGTTAAATACACTCAATACAGTTATTAAAGGAGGTAAGTAA